One stretch of Oncorhynchus masou masou isolate Uvic2021 chromosome 9, UVic_Omas_1.1, whole genome shotgun sequence DNA includes these proteins:
- the slitrk4 gene encoding SLIT and NTRK-like protein 4 codes for MHCQCPFLKKPHLQTLTVTKWFSGGFIKGKMLLLVLLAFFVSSTFSDLDSDLSAETCSACSCMSIENVLYVNCEKITVYRPTQLLPPVSSLYHLNFQNNLLIVLYPNSFLNFTHAVSLQLGNNKLQNIEGGAFYGLSSLKQLHLNNNELKVLRADTFYGIENLEYLQADYNLIKYIEKGSFNKLHRLKVLILNDNLVQILPDNIFRFASLTHLDIRGNRIQKLPYLGVLEHIGRIVELQLDDNPWNCTCDLLPLKAWLENMPYNIFIGEAICETPSDLYGRLLKETNKQELCPMGTGSDFDVRMPPSQPENGRTTSDKAPTTIPPIATKAPKTTNPSKIYGNGIVGLPGLNKNIPIMSYQTRTPPLSCPQPCTCKAHPSDFGISVSCQERSINNLADIIPKPPNAKKLHLSGNYIRDISPVDFQGFEGLDLLHLGSNQIVTVQKGVFANLTNLRRLYLNGNQLEQLHPEMFLGLSNLQYLYLEYNAIQEVLAGTFDSMPNLQLLYLNNNVLRSLPAYIFAGVSLARLNLKNNHFMTLPVSGVLDQLRSLTQIDLEGNPWECSCDLVALKLWLEKLNDGVAAKEVKCASPVQFSNIELRLLKNEILCPKLIARPPFILTSTSPVVTSMSPAGVGKAPPGGPVPLSIMILSVLVVLIITVFVAFCLLVFVLRRNKKPAGRQEGMGNQECGSMQLTLRRHNKSNKKDDLGGETFIPHTIQHMNKSHTCGIRDSESGFKFADSQRQKIILLNSADQDKDSLSSLDPRNKRLSTIDELDEFLPRESNMFIQNFLDSKRGDFSSIGGSGFQIRYPEKPQDKKMKKSLIGGNHSKIVVEQRKSEYYELKTKLQGTPDYLQVLEEQTQMSQM; via the exons ATGCACTGCCAATGTCCGTTTCTCAAGAAACCACATTTGCAAACGCTTACG GTTACTAAATGGTTTTCTGGGGGATTTATAAAAGGCAAAATGCTGCTTCTAGTTCTGTTGGCCTTTTTCGTGTCGAGTACGTTTTCTGACTTGGATTCTGACCTCTCAGCGGAGACCTGCAGCGCCTGTTCATGCATGTCCATCGAGAACGTCCTATATGTGAACTGTGAGAAAATAACTGTGTACAGACCTACCCAGCTGCTGCCCCCGGTCTCTAGCCTCTATCATTTGAATTTCCAAAATAACCTATTGATCGTCCTTTACCCCAATTCCTTTCTCAATTTCACACACGCAGTCTCTCTTCAACTGGGAAACAACAAACTACAGAACATCGAGGGAGGGGCCTTTTATGGCCTTAGTTCATTGAAACAGCTGCATTTAAATAACAATGAATTGAAGGTGCTCAGAGCTGACACTTTCTATGGGATCGAAAACTTGGAATACCTCCAGGCTGACTACAATTTGATCAAGTATATTGAAAAAGGATCCTTCAACAAATTGCATAGGTTGAAAGTTCTCATTCTGAATGACAATCTAGTCCAGATCCTTCCTGATAACATTTTTCGCTTTGCCTCCCTTACACATTTGGATATAAGAGGAAACAGGATCCAGAAGCTACCATATCTGGGAGTTTTGGAACACATTGGACGTATCGTGGAATTGCAGCTCGATGACAACCCATGGAATTGCACATGTGATTTGTTACCCTTGAAAGCTTGGTTGGAGAACATGCCCTATAACATTTTTATTGGGGAGGCTATATGTGAAACCCCTAGTGACCTGTATGGACGACTGTtgaaagaaacaaacaaacaggaactGTGTCCCATGGGAACAGGTAGTGACTTTGATGTAAGGATGCCCCCTTCACAGCCAGAAAATGGCCGAACAACATCCGACAAGGCCCCCACTACGATACCGCCCATAGCCACCAAAGCTCCCAAAACAACAAACCCATCAAAGATTTATGGTAACGGGATTGTTGGTTTGCCCGGtttgaataaaaatattccaattATGTCCTATCAAACAagaaccccacctctctcctgccCACAGCCTTGCACCTGCAAAGCTCACCCCTCAGACTTTGGCATCAGTGTGAGTTGCCAAGAGAGAAGTATAAACAATCTCGCAGATATCATTCCCAAGCCACCAAATGCCAAGAAGCTCCACCTGAGTGGAAATTATATCAGAGATATCAGCCCAGTTGATTTCCAAGGCTTTGAGGGTTTAGATTTATTACATTTGGGCAGCAATCAAATAGTCACAGTTCAAAAAGGTGTCTTTGCCAATCTGACCAACCTGCGGAGGCTTTATCTCAATGGGAACCAACTAGAGCAGCTGCATCCTGAGATGTTCCTTGGGCTCAGTAACCTCCAATACTTGTATCTAGAATACAATGCCATACAAGAGGTGTTAGCAGGGACATTTGACTCCATGCCAAATCTGCAGTTGTTGTATCTGAACAATAATGTGCTAAGGAGCCTCCCTGCCTATATCTTTGCTGGCGTTTCCCTGGCTAGGCTAAATCTTAAGAACAACCATTTCATGACTCTGCCTGTGAGTGGTGTCCTAGACCAGCTGAGGTCTCTCACTCAGATTGATCTGGAAGGCAATCCCTGGGAATGCTCCTGTGATTTAGTGGCTCTGAAACTGTGGCTGGAGAAGCTGAATGACGGAGTGGCTGCGAAAGAGGTCAAATGTGCATCCCCAGTTCAGTTTTCCAATATAGAGCTACGGCTGCTGAAGAATGAGATCCTGTGCCCCAAACTTATAGCTAGGCCCCCTTTCATCCTGACCAGTACTTCTCCGGTGGTGACCTCCATGTCCCCAGCAGGGGTGGGCAAGGCCCCTCCAGGTGGtccagttcccctatccatcatGATCCTCAGTGTCCTGGTGGTGCTCATCATCACAGTGTTTGTTGCTTTCTGCCTCTTGGTGTTCGTGCTGAGGCGCAATAAGAAGCCAGCCGGACGCCAGGAGGGCATGGGGAACCAGGAGTGTGGCTCCATGCAACTCACACTCAGGAGACACAACAAATCGAACAAGAAAGATGATCTGGGAGGGGAGACGTTCATCCCCCACACTATCCAGCATATGAACAAGAGTCACACCTGTGGGATTAGAGACTCTGAGTCAGGCTTTAAGTTTGCTGACTCCCAGAGACAGAAAATAATCCTGCTCAACAGCGCTGACCAAGACAAGGACTCACTGTCCTCCCTGGATCCACGCAATAAGAGACTGAGCACCATTGACGAGCTGGATGAGTTCCTGCCAAGAGAATCCAACATGTTTATTCAAAACTTTTTAGACAGTAAAAGGGGGGATTTCAGCAGTATAGGGGGGAGTGGGTTTCAGATTCGTTACCCAGAGAAACCACAGGACAAAAAGATGAAGAAGTCACTAATAGGGGGAAACCATAGTAAGATAGTAGTGGAGCAAAGGAAAAGTGAGTACTATGAACTTAAAACTAAACTTCAAGGTACACCTGACTACCTTCAGGTTCTGGAAGAACAGACTCAAATGAGTCAAATGTAG